A genome region from Triticum aestivum cultivar Chinese Spring chromosome 2B, IWGSC CS RefSeq v2.1, whole genome shotgun sequence includes the following:
- the LOC123044268 gene encoding U4/U6 small nuclear ribonucleoprotein PRP4-like protein, producing MENPRPLPPAITPPMAPLPVHPPIAPVPAPPRAPAPTSAAAGGGDDDEVGYEVSDDHRAARERHERAVQELLQRRRAYVMAVPTNDSAVRARLRRLGEPIALFGEGAMERRDRLRALMARLEAEGQFDRLLRAQEDEQGAPGDDDEGTEQIKYPFFTEGTNQLLQARVDIAMYSLPRAKARIERAKRRLADPDEDPEAEAALAVKQAADFALERSEIGDDRPLTGCSFSRDASMLATSSWSGIVKVWSMPQITKIATLKGHTERATDVAFSPVDNCLATASADKTAKLWNSDGSLLMSFDGHLDRLARLAFHPSGKYLGTASFDKTWRLWDINTGTELLLQEGHSRSVYGVSFHPDGSLAASCGFDASARVWDLRSGRLYCTLIGHVKPVLGVSFSPNGHLVATASEDNFCRIWDLRTRQMLYSIPAHKSLISHVKFEPQEGYYLATSSYDTKAALWSTRDYKPIKSLSGHESNVTSLDISGDGQQIATVSLDRTIKIWSCRGSARDDEMELD from the coding sequence ATGGAGAACCCCAGGCCCCTGCCCCCTGCCATCACCCCTCCCATGGCTCCCCTCCCCGTCCACCCACCCATCGCCCCCGTccccgccccaccccgcgcccccgcCCCCACATCCGCCGCTGCCGGAGGCGGAGACGATGACGAGGTCGGCTACGAGGTCTCCGACGACCACCGCGCCGCGCGGGAGCGCCACGAGCGCGCCGTACAGGAGCTCCTGCAGCGCCGCCGCGCCTACGTCATGGCCGTGCCCACCAACGACTCCGCCGTGCgcgcgcgcctccgccgcctcggtgAGCCCATCGCGCTCTTCGGCGAGGGCGCGATGGAGCGCCGCGACCGCCTACGCGCGCTCATGgcccgcctcgaggccgagggccAGTTCGACCGCCTCCTCCGCGCGCAGGAGGACGAACAGGGAGCCCCGGGCGACGACGACGAGGGCACGGAGCAGATCAAGTACCCGTTCTTCACCGAGGGGACCAACCAACTGCTCCAGGCGCGCGTTGACATCGCCATGTACTCACTGCCCCGCGCCAAGGCCAGGATCGAGAGGGCCAAGCGACGCCTCGCCGACCCCGACGAGGACCCCGAGGCAGAGGCCGCCCTTGCTGTGAAACAGGCGGCGGACTTCGCGCTTGAGCGCAGCGAGATTGGAGATGACCGCCCGCTCACCGGCTGCTCCTTCTCCCGCGATGCCTCAATGCTCGCCACAAGCTCCTGGAGTGGGATCGTCAAAGTGTGGAGCATGCCACAGATAACCAAAATTGCAACCCTGAAAGGCCATACAGAACGTGCAACCGATGTTGCCTTCTCCCCAGTCGATAACTGCTTAGCGACAGCCTCAGCTGATAAAACTGCCAAATTGTGGAACAGCGATGGGTCACTTCTGATGTCTTTTGATGGTCACCTGGATCGTCTTGCGCGCCTTGCTTTTCATCCATCTGGAAAGTACCTTGGTACAGCTAGCTTTGACAAGACCTGGAGATTGTGGGACATCAACACTGGAACTGAACTTCTACTCCAGGAGGGACATAGCAGAAGTGTATATGGTGTCAGCTTTCACCCAGACGGTTCTTTAGCTGCATCTTGTGGGTTTGATGCTAGTGCTCGAGTTTGGGATTTAAGGTCAGGAAGATTGTACTGTACCCTCATTGGACATGTCAAACCTGTCCTAGGAGTCAGCTTCTCACCTAATGGTCATCTGGTTGCAACCGCAAGTGAAGACAATTTCTGTCGAATATGGGATTTGAGGACCAGACAAATGCTATATTCTATACCAGCACATAAGAGTCTCATCTCGCATGTGAAATTTGAACCACAGGAGGGTTATTATTTAGCGACATCTTCCTATGACACTAAAGCAGCGCTATGGTCAACTCGGGATTACAAACCAATTAAAAGCTTGTCAGGCCATGAGTCAAACGTTACTAGTCTGGATATTAGTGGAGATGGACAACAGATTGCGACTGTTTCACTTGATAGAACGATAAAGATCTGGTCATGCAGAGGCAGCGCGCGGGATGATGAGATGGAGTTGGATTAA
- the LOC123044270 gene encoding probable 6-phosphogluconolactonase 2 has translation MRPSFHGSASWTSSPQWLVLAGDSPRPPPERIAFALHVINSASNIAILATGVDKAKAVHLAVSDSSDGPDAPASLPAKMVQPTHGKPVWFLDKAAASSPEALPDDAYEQQHREY, from the coding sequence ATGCGGCCGTCGTTCCACGGCTCGGCATCGTGGACGTCATCTCCGCAATGGCTGGTGCTCGCCGGTGACTCCCCGCGGCCTCCACCCGAAAGAATCGCCTTCGCCCTCCATGTAATAAACTCGGCATCAAACATAGCGATCCTGGCGACGGGCGTAGACAAGGCAAAGGCCGTGCATTTGGCCGTGTCTGACAGCAGCGACGGTCCAGACGCCCCCGCGTCCCTGCCTGCCAAGATGGTCCAGCCAACGCACGGGAAGCCGGTGTGGTTTCTGGACAAGGCGGCAGCCTCATCACCCGAGGCGCTGCCTGACGATGCGTACGAGCAGCAGCATCGTGAGTACTAG